A stretch of the Diadema setosum chromosome 16, eeDiaSeto1, whole genome shotgun sequence genome encodes the following:
- the LOC140239613 gene encoding trace amine-associated receptor 9-like → MSMLGIVGNLTVILVVFQRRHNCRSTDALIGALASADFLTSVFIVPLPTPLRIPGTWLGNVYCKVVYTSMLMWVSVDASIFILTLIPIERYIAIAHPLHFKRLVTRQRVGKVVALTWMIAFLVNVFLFFVAGAKDDECTATFHSRLSQVTSGCMLFLVQFLIPAFIMLVAQGLTALVLHRQSRRRLGEDSHCNKLNPSAKHLVARKSVLKILFLVVAVFLISWTPTQTGYLLYNLHVLPETYLYSPLNSALVILAFCNSCANPVIYTIRNPEFRKAIGELLKSTANSTRRTALFSDKVTCDTDSTIYDVPV, encoded by the coding sequence ATGTCCATGCTGGGAATAGTAGGTAACCTGACCGTAATCCTGGTGGTATTCCAAAGGCGCCACAATTGCCGGTCGACTGATGCACTGATCGGTGCTCTTGCCTCTGCGGACTTCCTGACTTCAGTGTTCATTGTTCCCCTGCCGACGCCACTCAGGATTCCTGGAACGTGGCTAGGGAACGTCTACTGCAAGGTAGTTTACACATCCATGCTCATGTGGGTTTCAGTGGATGCCTCCATCTTCATTCTGACCTTGATTCCAATAGAGAGATACATTGCGATTGCCCATCCTCTTCATTTCAAGCGTCTTGTAACACGACAGAGGGTTGGGAAAGTTGTTGCCCTGACCTGGATGATCGCGTTTTTGGTAAACgttttcttattctttgtgGCTGGTGCTAAAGACGACGAGTGCACAGCGACATTTCATTCACGGCTTTCCCAGGTCACCTCAGGTTGTATGCTTTTCCTCGTTCAGTTTCTCATACCAGCCTTCATCATGCTTGTAGCCCAAGGTCTCACCGCACTGGTGCTCCATCGACAGTCACGCCGGAGGTTGGGAGAAGATTCACATTGCAATAAGTTAAACCCGTCAGCGAAGCACCTTGTGGCTAGGAAAAGTGTTCTCAAGATTCTGTTCCTTGTTGTTGCGGTTTTTCTAATCTCGTGGACACCAACGCAGACGGGATATCTCTTGTACAACCTTCATGTTCTGCCGGAGACCTACTTGTACAGCCCACTAAATTCAGCTCTAGTTATCCTAGCCTTCTGTAATTCGTGCGCAAACCCAGTCATTTACACGATTCGGAATCCTGAATTCCGCAAGGCGATAGGAGAATTGCTCAAATCAACGGCCAACTCAACGAGAAGAACGGCTTTGTTCAGCGATAAAGTAACATGTGATACAGATTCGACAATCTACGATGTCCCTGTCTAA